From the Cololabis saira isolate AMF1-May2022 chromosome 13, fColSai1.1, whole genome shotgun sequence genome, the window GAGAGCATGTGTTTAGACTCCAGCTTTAACTGTGTTTTAATGTGTTCTCCCTCAGAAAGGAGGTTGAGGATGGCGAAGAGGCGCAGGAGACAGCATCTCCTGGCTGTGGGTGTGTTGATGGTGGTTGCAGGTGGTTTTCTGAAGTCCAGAGTTGATGATCCTGCAGCATTCAGGCCCATCAAGGGCAGGAAACTGCTGCGTGTCCCTCTGCAAAGCTCCGTTTGGAGTCCTGTAATGGTGTGGGTGCTCAGACAAATGTCTAAATTTGACTGATTGGGTCTGATACGATGATTTAGTGAATTATGTTGTTAttgtatattgttttttttttgtgtacacACTATATAAACTGAGGTCACAATCTCCAGTACTTGTGGAAAGGTTCTGATATTATTGATCATAGTCACTTTGGTCTGATTCAGACTATTGGCATGATATAAAACCTAACCCTGTCTTTCCAAAGGACAACGGTGACATCCTGGGTTATGCACTGGGACTGCTGTCGTTTGTCATTTCCTGTACTTCCAGGTTTCCTGCTCTCTGCAGAGCGGTAAGTGACGACAGACGGTTGTCAAAAACCACTTGGAGTTATGCTTCCAGTGTTACATTgcttcaaattcagtttctcttGTATTTAGAGGAGAGGACAGAAGTTGGTTCAGGTCCACTTTTTCTCCCGACTGCTGTGCTCGCTGTCCGGTGGCCTCTACACTGCAGCCATCCTCCTCTCCGACACTGAGTTTTGGTTTCTTTTGAAAGTCATGCCATGGCTTCTATCGTCAGCAGGCTGCGCCACCCTGGACCTGCTTGTATCCTTGGATAGGACCGTGCTTTCTCTGTTCCTTTTTTGACTGTGATAActgttgtgtgtgtttacataGCAGGCTGGAGGGCAGTGAAAAACCAAAttagttggaaaaaaaagtctagaaagctgttgttttttttatctaggAAACTCAGTGCAGAAAGGAATATCAGGGTCACAGGACCAGTGCACATGTATATATCTTGCATGAACATAAGAGAACATTACTGAGAGTCTGTTGACTCTTTAACCCAACACTGTCAGATATTAGTCATCCACTTGTGGAAAAGAAGAGCCAGACAGCAGTTGAAGTTATTTTCTCCAGACACCGAGAGCCTTTTGGGGGGCTCTGGCGCCCACAAAGACGATACTACTGTGATGAAGCAACAAAAGAAACTGCAGAAACCTTCATCAGCACAAACAAAAGTAAATTCATTTTATCACTGCAGCTAGCATTTCTTGAGTTTTTGATATGGAGACATCCCCTATTGACTGTTTTGTTTATTCTGCATAGTTAAATCCAAAACAATTCCTGTCTATTGCAATTTATCACCAAAAATGTTTGTCTCTTcttacccttatttttatttcttttttttgctgatAATTTTCAACTGCTTATTTTGGATTATCTTGTTGAAAGGCTCCACTGAAAGTAAAGGTTTTACCTCAGACTACCTGCCGTTTTCCTGCAGAATCTTAACGTTCTTTTGTCTCCTGATATAACTTTACTTTACAATTGATGATTGGTATTTCAATTCTTCTTGTGTTTTAGACAAACTTTTAATCTGATGCAAAAATAAATTTGGCATGGTAGGAATAATTTTGAGATTAACTTTATATACCTGGCATAATATCTTTGcctatacatttaaaaaaaaaagtggattttGTATTTCAGTATTCAACCTTTACGTCAAAGACAAAAAATGTCCAGAAGACGGCTGAGATGGGCCATTACATGGATGTCAGTGTTCATCCGTCAAGAAAAGTAAGTAAAGAATCTGTTGCAATGCAGACTTTTAACAACTGTAGCATGTGTTTAAGATTATatcttccctcttttttttcttttttccttagcATAAGGCACTTAAAGAAGTTACATTGTCTAAGGAAGGTCTGGCGGAAGGGCTTCTCTGCAAGAAGATGCGAGTGATCAGAGTGGACAGTCTCTGCTCGTCAGACACGTCTTACGACTCTTCACCAGTCAGCTCGGACCTGGAGGTGGGTTGGACTTTGTTGGGGtgtgtataaaaataaataaaaaatcattgcAGTATCGATCATGAGCTTGAGTAAACCAGCCTAATGATAAGAATTACCAGTAGAAATCTTCCAGGCAGAACACCATCCAAATCAAAATAGAAAAATGTTTAACTACagttgaaatttaaaaaaagctttGTGATAAAATGTTAATGTGATATGAAGAAATGTACTACTGGTATTTCAACTGAAACAGGCCGACACTTGAGCAGCCCCTTTCTGATAGGTTTTCTGTTCATTGTACATTAATAATTCCACAGCATGTAGTTCCCCCAAAGATCCACTAGGCGGTGGCATCACGTTGCTAGTGTGATATTGTGATGCATTTTGTGTCATGTCgccttttattacatttatgacTTAAATGTGGTCCATTTGTGAGCTTTATTACTTGAAATCATAAGTTTAAAGTAATGTTACCTGATTAATGTTTGCCCTGCTTGACAGATTTAGTGTGTCGTGTTTCCCTTGtatgcatgatttaaaatgaagCTTAATGCGAAAAAAAAGAACTGGCCACATCTCACGCTTCATGCTTCGTTACATGTGACTCTTAGGGAAGTAATTCTGAGGACACTAGTCAGCAGTCAGCAGGTTTGCGTTTGAATGGCGAGCTGGACTCTATTCAGAGACATGTGCTTGTGGGTAGAAGTTTGTACTTTAACTTTCCTCTGCAGCCTACAGTTGTTCCAAGAATCGAATATTGGCAACACGGCTACACCAGTCCCGTTTTAGGCAGCTCACATTTGTGTAATTTTCCCCTCTTGGAATGCCTGGTTGGAGATCACAAGGCAAGTGAAATTACAAGCTTATTTCCCTTTCAGGCCTTGACACCCGAGCACAAGAGAAACTCCCTCACTGCGCCGCTGGTGAAAGTCAGTCTGTGGAGGATGTCATTTAATCAGGACCAAAGGCAAATGGTGCACGCACAAACAATTGCTGGCAGATACTACCTACCAAACAGGAAAAGCCAAATGACCTTAATGCCCGTAGCTTATTAATTGCTTTAGAGAAGTAATAGGGATTTATAAGGGTGCTTAAAATGTACTATACTGGTAAAGCACACATCTATATTTTTATCTATAAACTTATTCTGGACCTCTCATTAGTTGATGGAGACCAGAGtgtttttaaagtaaaaacaatAGTGGTTTGTAAGTAGTCAGTCTTATAAAGACAATTCAGTCAGAATCCCTAAAGTAATGCAAGTTGATGAACACTACCAATCAGAcctctctttttcatttttttttgtttatttgtttgttttttaaacaagaGATGGGAGAGTTAAATTCTAAGACCAAagctccattttttttttttttttatatatatatatatatatattttttataatcACTTGCAAGTGAAAATTAACAGATGCAGTTTACTGCATCTGTTGATATAATGGTATAATGGTGGTGATATAATGGTGATATAATGGAAAGTTGGTGTCCTTGTGAGTCAGCTCTTGGTCTAATATGTAAGCCCTGACCGAGTGATGTGAGACTTGGACTGATTTAGTTGTAGGGCTTTTGTAACATTAAATCCAGAGTTTACTTCACTGATAAACAGTTTTGTAGGAAAGCTGCGActagagagagaaaagaggtcACAGCATTTTTATCCGTCCAGTATTTAGGTGTGTGCCCTCTAAACTGAGCAGGCGCTGCAGGCAGCAGTTTGAAATAtcaattgttttttgttgttttttttttaatacatttctgCTGAGTGTTGGGTCTTGGCTGAAGTGAAGCTGAGAAGTTACAGTGATGGGTGGAATTGTTTGAGATTTGCCTTGTGGCCCAATTGTTCTGCTGTAAAGAATCTTTGATTAAAGACCAGAACTGGGCTGGGTCTGTCTGCTTAGGAAGTAGAGCAAACAGGCTTGTCTATAGGGGGCCCGTGTTACCCCCTGCTATTTTGGGAGATGTTTATGGTCTCTTGTGTGCTGCTTGCTGCCTAGGAATTTtaactgtgtgtgtgaacaATGCTAAACCTCTTGTGTTGTGTATGTGTGATCAGAGAATGCTCTTGTGAcccttaaaaaggaaaaaaacaagagagcATTTTTGCTCAGTAACATTAAAAATACCATTTTCTTACAGTAAATGTCAAGTGTAATAAAGCCTCAGAAAGGTAATAACGCACACTGATGTGCTCTCATGGAGAAGTGGTATTTGGAGTAAATTTCTCTAAGTGGTTGAGTAAACTGCAGCCTCCTCTACTATATATTTCAATTTACATACAAACAAAgccatatgttttttttttgtttttttttgcctgaaCAAGGATATACAGTATGGGGCAGATTTCATTCTGTTTCTGTACATTTCAGTTTGTACTGCACTGTAAATTGCAGCAGAAAATTAAGTTAGAAAGGTAGATGTGAATCTAAATCATGCATGTTTCAAATCATTTTACTCAACAGGGATCCTTTTGTTGTCTCTATGAAATAATCATTGGAACAATTTTCTTGTAGGTATTTTAAAGGTAATGTAAGAGACTTCATGTGATTTCAAATCCAGAACACATTCAGTAAATAACTGATCACCATTTATGAGGAGTTGAcggtttgtgttttgttttgagttttttaaCTTGGGAATCTTAGCTCCGCAAGAGCCTCAATCTGGAAGATGGATGGTTGGTACTTGCCCTCTACTACTGATATACAGAACAAAACATGGAGCTACCAACAAGGGGGCTCTTAACAGTGTTAAGTGGCATGATGATATAATTCAATGAACTCTTGAAAGACAAAAAGATAAGAGTCACTTTTGCTAAATCCTTCATGGAGGAGCCACATCCTGTATGGGATAATGTTTTAGTGATGGCTGCAAAGAGTGTGTGTGAAGGAAGTGCATCTTTTTATTGATAAGGAATTAAATGAAATTTACAAGAAGAACTAAGTAAAATATGAGTTAGTTTTCCCTCAGGGGATTAATACTTTTGAAATTAATTGAATTTTGTGTTAACTTAGTATAAGTTAAGTCAAGTCAAGCTTTATTGTCAGATATGCTATATGTTCGACATACAGCACAAATGAAATTGCAGTCATCTCTGACCCACGGCCCAAAACACAGGCAATAAAATAGaagcataaaaataaacagtccacaatttaaaatgacaaactaaacttgaatatttacagtatgaaatggaaaataaatagtGTATAATTGGTCAAATAAAATTGGTTTTAAATGAATAGGATGATGAATCATGGTACTGTGGTGGGGAATAAAAAAGGACTTTAAGaacataataacaataataataattttaactgCCAACAATGAAAGTTGGCCTAAATTCTGCTGAAAATGTTTAAGTCTGTCATCTGTTGTTGCAAATAAGGACACCTGCAAAAAACGCCTTTAACACAGATGTGATAGAAACTACTAGCAGACAGTTCTGGGTGACCCATGAAAATGTTTAGCCGTTGTTTTGTTGACAAATTGTGCACAGCCAAATATTAGAAAATGTGTCTATACAAAGCTGAAATTACAATCATTTAAATGCACTGCCTGTGGTATTCTAAAATCTGTTCTTCGTGTTTAGGGCTGCATGCACTTTTGTCCAGGACTGTTTAAACTGAGAAAAATCCTGCCTTCTATAACCCTCCATATTGTTCGTTTTTCCAGTGGGATTTTGGAGCAGCGATTTCACAGTGGAGTAAACCAGGAGCAAAACCACAGGAGAAGGATGAGTTTCCACTTCAAGACTGGCCAACAAACCCCAAACCCTTCAACATCTGCACATGCTCCACAACTGAACCCTCACAGAAAACACTGCATGCTGCAGAGGAGGGTGTCCCTGCTGTAAGCTGAACTATCCTTCACACATATGCAGTGTATTAATTGGtgaatcaataaaaaaagaacaagtgCAAATATCATACTCTAAtctgtctttttattttaaagtgaaaCATTATGCAATGTTTCCTGATAAAAGTTGGTAAAATTATGCTGGTGGACTTTATTTTGGATCTGCCTCGACTTGTGCTCTCAAACACACTTTTTTTGACATCAAGCTTTCTGAGAAGTTTGATTTGTTACAAAAGTTTACAGAAAAGGCTTCCACTAATAAAGCGGTATTAATCTCCCTGCTGCCATTTAAGATTACTGGACCATatcctgtattttatttgtcatCCTGGGTTatcagggctggactgggaaaAGTGACGGTGGAGAAGATAAGATTGCTAGGGGCTTGCCCATCCTCTCCATCATACAGCAGACCTCTGTCCATCGCTGGCACTGAGGCCGCAAGACGATGGTGGAACAACACAACAAGGCATTTTTAACTGAAGGGACTTCCTCGAACCTGATAACTAAACAATACACAGTGAAAGAAAAGTTATGAACCGCACTGAACTCCTCCCTGTTACATTTCCTTAAGTGACATATCGGTCTGAGAAAAATGACTGGGAAACGACTAATAAGATGTAACAAAGCAATTGCTGATATCAGCAGTAGATATTAATGTAATTTAACACCTTGTTCTGCCTGTAAACATGAACCAGTAGGTCAGCTGGGAAACAATTTATATATTATTGAATGTCATCTGATCTAATCTTAAGTAATTGTTCTGCCAATATCTGAATGATTTAATTCAGTTTTGTGCCAGCTATAATTCAAGACTACTagattaattattataatagtgACTTAAGTTTAAATTCAATtgtacctttttaaaatatgtttcttgttttcatttcttttttttaaatctgcatCCACAAACCAAAACACTACTTGCTGTTTTAGATTTAGCCTGATTCCAATGATAAATGCTGATCCAGCAGTGCTCGATCTCTGGGCCTCATCTATGTCCCTCCTGAGATTGGGccagaagaaaacaaactgCATGTCACTCACAAAGACATGGAATTCTGTTTGCAAAAGAGGAGGAGAGCCTGGATTAGCACATCTGAAGCAGCAGTGGGGACGAGGACTTTGTTTGTCTTGGCCCGTGCGTCAGTGCTCTCTGTGCTGCGGTAAACATGGAAGATGCAGGGCGATTTTAGCCTGGAGGAGATATTTTATTCACCTGCAAGTTGGCTGGAAAGGGAGTTCGGAAGGTGTTCAGGACTGACATTACAGTTAAGGTAAATACGACAGGAGTAAATCAGAAACTCAAATAATCTTCCACCACATGATTGTTACTTAATAACTGAAATCACAGGATTATATAACAGTGAGTTTGCTTGAATGCTTTAGGGTAAGGGAGATGTCACTTATTTCACTTGTAAAGATcaaaaagagtttttttttcaccataaaGATTCTATGTgacaaaagtaaaataaagctTTCATTGGAAGACCTTTTATTGGTCGAGAAAAAATGCATTTTCCACATAAAATGCGGGTAAGAAAGTGGTTTTAAGTTTGAAAGTCAAACTTGGGACTAAGAAAAATTGAATCATTGTCATCTGATTGCTTCCGCTGGATAATTGGTCAATCCTTCCAAGTCCTCTAAAGGAATGTGTTTTTGAATGTGCACTATAAAGCCCCTTTGATAAACAATAACCTATTGGCAAATTTCATTAGTTTCCCTTTACGAGATCAATACGTTTTGCTTTTTTAGTATCAAAGGTTTGGGAGCGACAAAAGTCAATATTATTGGCCCGTTTATGAGCAAACTGTTAACCTTTCCATGGAAAGGGTGTTTATCTCTTAGCTAGTCCGTTAGCTCCAAAATAACAAAGGTGATCAATAGAGTAGCCTTTGCTTACAACTGACAATATCTCAGGGTAACTCCTCACTAAGTGGGCACACGACTCTTAAAGGATGTTATCCCATTTTTCTTTGATATATTTTTCCAGGGCATCCCTGGCCTCCCTCCACAAATTCTCAAGATCTAGAGGGCCACTCCAAGACTTTGACTTTGGTGTCCTTCAAAAAGTTTTGTCGTAGCAGATTTCTGTACATTATTTATCATAATTCTGCCTATTTCATCAAGGATGCATTCACTTGAGATTTGCCTGACATCAGACACACACCTGACAAAAGAGGGGCCAAACATCCCCGATCAATAAGCCAGCCCTCCCCCATCTCAGTTAAATATATCTAATTTTaagtttgtgtgtctgtgtgcattgaaaaaataaagatgTGGCGTGCTGGGTGGAAAGTCCCAGCATGCAGCTTCCCCTGTAGTTGAAATGTTatcgttgttttttttaaaaagcctaAAATCCATCCAATTAAATAAGTTATAAACACTTCAACGAGAGCAGTCCATGGTTCATTCTCAGTTAAATTAATGTTCAGTGTTAATTTTATACCAAATTTAACTAGATTTTCAGAACACTATTTTTACCTGCTACCTCAGCTGTGATGTGGAGTACATAGGTAAACTGCAGTTCAGACTGCAGAAAGATATACACGTATCCTTGTGTTATCT encodes:
- the tmem44 gene encoding transmembrane protein 44 — its product is MKGNTTFANDADYFLSSLLVFWVDSVTTCFSHGADTLCVPVGITILSALLMLLSCLLVVYQRCTFRGESSGWSLMVLYCVLGSLCSTVGAIMSRQPHIQVFMSAFTVATDSLNCILCCFPVLLCWNSKAQRRLRMAKRRRRQHLLAVGVLMVVAGGFLKSRVDDPAAFRPIKGRKLLRVPLQSSVWSPVMDNGDILGYALGLLSFVISCTSRFPALCRARRGQKLVQVHFFSRLLCSLSGGLYTAAILLSDTEFWFLLKVMPWLLSSAGCATLDLLILVIHLWKRRARQQLKLFSPDTESLLGGSGAHKDDTTVMKQQKKLQKPSSAQTKYSTFTSKTKNVQKTAEMGHYMDVSVHPSRKHKALKEVTLSKEGLAEGLLCKKMRVIRVDSLCSSDTSYDSSPVSSDLEWDFGAAISQWSKPGAKPQEKDEFPLQDWPTNPKPFNICTCSTTEPSQKTLHAAEEGVPAVS